The following proteins come from a genomic window of Gimesia chilikensis:
- a CDS encoding ankyrin repeat domain-containing protein, whose amino-acid sequence MVLTPTRYRLAQSREEIEPLVQLCREGKVFQVQEWIIENRPVDPPAPANGGNQKHTPLRYAIERGFHSLVEVLLEGGASIGTEYGYCPMRLAISKQRLDLVKLIADHGFQASKIDMDEVFESWQPEIMEYFIDNGADVETGMPLATALCNRTRTALRIFKKYRERFPSFPEQANVALRHHCQEGNLKWVSLLLWAGADPFTPGESEPGREIDPEDGGLSALGFAALWGNYKVFSLKQVKISPDHPAVYEILKYADRDEGYDLIHDLLKQGMNPNEQDNGGCSAIQSLLISLDSCMFMRYSSRDDHGRKYDTETARNKLKLIHLLAKYGGKWIPAETGEITEARRSLLKMTADYTVEFAWIMSKYQGCSRTDIKTLLKTPTIKKHTKENRQQLDELIDQLSTE is encoded by the coding sequence GTGGTTCTAACACCGACTCGGTACCGTCTGGCACAGTCACGTGAAGAAATTGAACCCCTGGTCCAACTCTGCAGAGAGGGCAAGGTGTTCCAGGTCCAGGAATGGATCATTGAGAACAGGCCAGTCGATCCCCCAGCCCCTGCCAATGGAGGTAATCAAAAACATACCCCGCTACGGTACGCGATAGAGCGTGGTTTTCACAGTCTGGTAGAAGTGCTGCTGGAAGGGGGGGCCTCGATCGGCACTGAATATGGCTACTGTCCCATGAGGCTGGCGATCTCAAAACAAAGGCTGGACCTGGTAAAGCTGATCGCAGATCACGGATTTCAGGCGTCCAAGATCGACATGGATGAAGTCTTTGAGTCATGGCAACCTGAAATCATGGAGTATTTCATCGATAACGGTGCCGACGTGGAAACAGGCATGCCACTGGCGACTGCATTGTGTAATCGAACCCGGACCGCACTTCGGATATTCAAAAAATACCGGGAGCGTTTTCCCAGCTTTCCGGAACAGGCTAATGTGGCATTGCGCCATCACTGCCAGGAAGGAAACCTGAAGTGGGTCTCACTACTGTTGTGGGCAGGCGCTGACCCGTTTACCCCCGGTGAATCTGAGCCTGGCAGAGAAATCGATCCCGAAGATGGTGGACTATCCGCCCTCGGCTTTGCAGCACTCTGGGGAAACTACAAAGTATTCTCCTTAAAACAGGTCAAGATAAGCCCCGATCATCCAGCGGTCTACGAAATTTTGAAATACGCCGACAGAGACGAAGGCTACGACCTGATCCATGATCTGCTCAAACAGGGAATGAATCCGAACGAGCAGGACAATGGAGGCTGTTCTGCTATCCAATCCTTGCTGATTTCACTGGACTCGTGCATGTTCATGAGATACAGCTCCAGGGACGATCATGGCAGGAAATATGATACAGAGACTGCACGCAACAAGCTTAAACTAATTCATCTGCTGGCGAAGTACGGCGGGAAATGGATACCTGCCGAGACTGGCGAGATCACAGAAGCTCGCCGGTCACTATTGAAAATGACTGCTGACTACACCGTGGAATTCGCCTGGATCATGTCAAAGTATCAAGGGTGTTCGAGAACGGACATCAAGACTCTGCTAAAAACTCCCACGATCAAAAAACATACCAAAGAGAACCGCCAGCAGCTGGATGAACTGATCGATCAACTCAGTACTGAATAG